The DNA sequence TGCATAGGGCGAGAACCCAAGGGCCACAAATCATTGGGACCAGGAATCAATGTGTCGTTGTGTCCAGGGAAGAATGGGATCGATTACATCAAACTTCCGAATCGCTTGGCTCTTGGCTCGCGCAAAACTCTCCCGGTGTGGAACTAACTCTGCCTGAACGAGGGGAAAGCGATTCCAGACCGCTCCCATTTAACCAAGGCTGAGGATGAGTGTACTCCTCGACACGAATGTGCTTTCCGAACTCGCGCGGCCTGTTCCCGAGGCTTCGGTTGAAGACTATTGCCGAAACATTGAGGTTTCCTATATTTCCGTTATAACGCTTCATGAACTAACTTTTGGAGCCAAACTAGTTAAGACCAAATCGAAGCAGAAAAAATTGCTGAACTGGATTGATTCCATCCAAGAGCGTTATCCACAAAGTATCCTGGATGTAACTTCACACATTGCGAACCGGGCAGCCGATCTTCGAGCATCTGCATCTACGAAAGGAAGAGTCTTACATATTGAAGATGCCCTCATCGCTGCGACTGCTCTGGAACATTCTCTCAAACTCGCCACGCGAAATACAAAGGACTTCAAAAACACTGGCACTTCATTGGTAGATCCCTGGAAACTTTAATCCTGATATTTAGGATACACCAGACAACCGGGTGAAACTCCCCTCTGCCTAAGAGTTAGGAAAATCGTTTCGAGCCATGCGATGCCAACTCACTAGATGGACAGTGGAGTCGCTAGTGGGAGGGAGAATACGGAGTATTTTCAAAACCTATAATTTTATTGGAACTTTTTGCACCGAAACAGCGCATGAATAGAATGAACGCGTCTCCAAAGATAGCCTTTGAACACCACTGCTTCATTTAATATTTAACTTAATATACTCAACCCATTCCTTGTTCCCCAAAGTATATGAAGAATTACCTCTCCTTCCATTCCCTTATCATTCTCTGTCTTCTGCCCTTCAGTTTATTAGCGGAAAACTGGTCGCAATTTCAAGGGCCCAATGGTTCGGGTGTCGTGGAGTCAGCAAAGCCTCCCATCGAATTTGGAGCTGACAAAAACGTGCGCTGGAAGTCGTCGGCACCCGCCGGTGTTTCTTCGCCCATTGTCTGGGGTGATCGCATCTTTATAACCGGTGTCGATGATGAAAAACTCCTTACCGTCGCCTATGATGCCAGCACCGGACATGAGCTGTGGCGACAAGCTGTCGTGCCGGAAGAATTCGAGAAGACCCATGAATTCAGCTCTCCGGCCTCATCAACTCCCTGTACCGATGGCGAACGCGTGTATATTTACTTCAACTCCTTCGGCGTCATCGCCTATGACTTCGATGGCAAGGAGGTCTGGCAGCAGTATGAAAGTAAGTTCGCTTTTAAAATATGGTGACGCGGATAAGAATGGAATCGTAACCGAGGAGGAGTGGGCTGATTCGATGGCCGTTGACCTCAGCCGAAATAACAGGGATCGCTTGGTTGCCATTCGGCCGGGTGGTCAAGGCAATGCTAGCGATACCCATGTCGTATGGGAAACCTCCAAAGGCCTCAATGAGATGCCTTCTCCCCTCTAGTACCGCGGGCATGTTTATATTGTTGCAGATGGAGGACGCCTCTCAGTTTTCCACGCCAAGACGGGCGAACGTATTCTCGACCGTAAACGTGTGGGGGTTGATGGTCAATACGTCGGATCACCCATCGCAGCCAATGGCTACGTCTACCTAACCAGTGAACGAGGAACCATCACCGTGGTGCGTCCTGGGGACGACCTAGATGTGGTGACCAGTAATCAGCTCGGTGAAAGCATCCGCTGTACCCCGGCTATCGCAGGAAACGCCTTGCTGGTCAGATCAAAAGAGCACCTATGGTCGTTAAGGGAATGAATGGCAGTACTCGTCCTCTGAGAATGAGTTTTGGAGAGAGCAATAATAATAGGTTTAAACCACCCGCTCGCTAGAGCGGTACGAAGGTACCGAACAAAGTGACACATCTATGAGCAAAGCACAAAAACCAACAAAGGGTTATGAATAGCTTTAAGACTTCGTTGCCTTCTATTGAGATGGTGTTCTTAATCCCCAAATCACTACCGAGGAATGTACCGAACGAAGTGACATGATCGAGCCCAATGAAGGCACTTCAACGAGCGATAGTGAGAATAAAACAACCCATTAAGACACATACCATGAAACGCTATCCTTGTTTATTACTGCTGCTAGCCAGTTCCCTTTACGCAAACGCTGCAAATTGGGGTCAATGGCGCGGTCCCAACTTCAATGGCTCAACGGATGCCGGAAGTCTCCCGACCAACTGGTCGAAAACTGAGAACGTTACCTGGAGCACGGATCTACCAGGTCCCAGCGCGGCGTCTCCGATTGTTTGGGACAATCACGTGTTTATTTCAACGGCCAACCCGGATACGGACACTCTGCACGCATTGTGCTACGACCGAAATACCGGAAAGTTGCTGTGGGAACATCAGATTGGAAAAGGACATCGCCGTGACGAAAAGAGTGATTTCGCTTCCAACTCGCCCGCGACAGACGGTGAGGTTGTGGTTTTCTTCTACGGCACCGGATCGATCTTCGCATACGACTTCAAGGGCAACGAACTTTGGAATCGCAATATCGAGAAGGATTTCGGAAGACTGGCCTACGGCTGGACTCCGAGCACCAGCCCCCTCCTCTTTGACGGCAAACTTATTCTGCAAATCCTTCAACGCAATGTCCCGACGCGTGGAAATGGTGAACCTGATCGCGTCAACGAGTCCTACATCCTGGCTTTGAACCCCAAGACTGGGGAAAAACTCTGGCGTACCCTTCGCCCAAGCCAAGCAGTGGCCGAGTCGCTTGAGGCGTTTACGAGCCCGGTTCCTTATGAATTCAATGGACGCAAAGAAATACTGGTCGCGGGCGGCGACGATATTTCAGGACACGATCCGGCGAACGGCAAGGAGCTTTGGCGCTGGGGCACCTGGAATCCCACGCGAATCGGTCATTGGCGCCTGGTGCCTTCACCGGTTGCGGGTGACGGTGTTATCCTGGCCTGCGCGCCCAAACGCGATCCGATCTACGCCGTCAAGGCGGGTGGCCGCGGCACACTCAACGATGATGACCTCGCCTGGGTGAGCAACGAGGAACGCGACATAAGCTCGGACGTTCCGACGCCGGCCTATTACGACGGGGATTTTTTCGTTTTGAGTGACGTTCGAAATGCGCTATCACGAGTCGAACCTCAGAGTGGTAAAGTCAAATGGAGCATCGCAACACCTGGAAGAATCAAGTTTGAAGCGTCGCCCCTGGCGGCGGACGGAAAGCTTTACCTGATGAATTTCAATTCTGACGTCGTGGTGGTGGATGCCGAGAGCGGAAAGGTCCTCAACGAAATAGCCATGGGCGACGAAGACGAGCACTATTCGCGCTCCTCGATCGCAGCCTCAGACGGCCAGTTGTTCATCCGCACCAACCAAACGCTCTATTGTATCGGTGATCGGAGTTAGTTGATTCGGTGTGGCTCTAAGCTCCTTGTTCTGTGGCTTGTCTCACCATCCTGGAAGAATACGAATAGGACTTCAAACCACCCGCTACGCTAGAGGAGCTGGAGAAAACAGAGTATTTTAAAAAACCATTTCTTTCGGATTACCGAGCCTTAAGGACACAAACATGCCATAAACCGTAGCTTATGATTTATTTGAGAATGATCAGACCTATCCTCTCTGTTTCCTCCGTTTGCTTCTGTTGAGGTTTCACGTCCTTCTGCGCCCTTTCGTAGTTAAAAACTCTCTAGATGAAGCAATCCCCATTCCGCAGTATACGCCAAACACTCTTCAACGAAGGCAAACTCCTCCGCTACCTCGGCTATGCCGTGGGCGAGATCGCGCTGATCATTATCGGGATCATGCTGGCGCTTCAGCTGAACAACTGGAATGAAGACCGGAAAGCGCAGGCGGAGTTTGAAGTATATATTCTTCAGCTAAAGGAAGATGTTCGAAAGGCGATAGAGAATGCGAATAGAGTTGTTAGTAATTCTGAGAACCGAATCGATCGACAGCTGAGGATGGTGCAGTTTCTTGAAAAAAAGGATTACAATGCTGATGAATTGGAGGCTTTCGAACGCACATTGGCTGATCTAGGTAAACAAGCTATCCCGCAAGTTAAAATCGGTCTTCTCGGCCAATTGTTGGAAGGAGATATGACGATCATCAAGCGCGATAGAAAACTATCCCAGGCCGCCTTGGAGCTGGAAAGTGCCATAGATGGTGGACTCAGGATCATTGATCATCTCCAAATACTGGATGATCAATCCAATGCCATATTCCTAAGGTACCGAACAATGACCCAGCTCGACGTTCCAGAACTAAAGCTCAGGTATGATTTGGATGCACTCCAAGCTTCCTCCGAATTCATTTTTGCAGCCGAAAACTCTACCCACAATACGGTGGGTATTATGAAGTTTTCTGAGTCGATGGCTGATCGACTTGAATCCTTTCTCACCGTCCTGGAGGAATACGAATAACTTTCAATACCCTTTCATAACTACGAAACACGCAAAATGCACGAAACCTTACACAGAACTCATCTCATACTTTTGCGTCTTTTTGCGATTTTTGTAGTTAACTAATAATTCGAATGAAGAGTCCCTTCCGCAGTTTACGCCAAACACTTTTCAAAGAAGGTAAACTCCTCCGCTACCTCGGCTATGCTGTGGGTGAAATCGCGTTGATCATTATCGGGATCATGCTGGCGCTTCAGCTGAACAACTGGAACGAGGACCGGAAATCACAGGCGGAGTTTGATGTGTATATTGTGCAGTTGAGGGAGGATGTACAAGCGGCAATCCAGGATGTAGAACGTTCCATTACTATTATGGAGGGCTTTATGCAAAGATCTGATTTCGTTCTGACATTTCTGGAACAAACGGATTTTGAGCCCGATGATTTGGCTCGTTTTGAAAATGGGCTTAGTGCTTTGAGTATTTATAATAAACCACAGGTCTACGTGGGATTGTTGGGGCAGATTTTAAATGGAAACATGGACGTCATTGGCCGAAATCCATTTTTGGCCAAAAAAGCCTTGGAAATGGAGAGTTGGGTAGAATCGAGACTGAGCAACCAGGAGAACGTTTCATCCCAGATAAACATTGCAAGCGATCGCTTTAACAAATTCAGGGGGCGAGGATCAGTAAGTACAGGCCGTGCTCCCGTGTATGACTTGAAAGAATTGAAGACTTCGTCCGAATTCAAATATACGGTCCAGACAATTGATAGCCGGAAAATTAACCTAATGGAATTCTCCAGGCAGATTGCCGAAAGCCTCGAAGACTTCCTCGCCGTGTTGGAGGAATATTAGCAAAGCTGCAGTTATTTGGAAATGGTTAATCGTTTTTGGTGCCGCATGAAACAGTCCCCATTCCGCAGCATCCGCCAGAAGCTTTTTCACGAAGGTAAACTCGTCCTTTACAATGGGTATGCAGTATTGCTGGTTACACCATTGATTGGATTTCGATCTGTAGCCTATCCATTCCATCTGTATCCAGCTTCAGAAGAGCCTGGGCAACACATGGCTCCTTTAATTGTCTTTCTTTTCCGAAACATCCATCTGCAGCCTGTCCGGTCCATGGTGTCACTACCATGGCTACAGTTTGAAATTAGTTTCGGAAAATCTTAAACGTTCTATGGACGTTTGATTGGTCGTAACAAACATCTCCCATCTTGACGGATGAAAGCCGTGGGGATAGTTCATTCGATATGGATACTTCCTTCACCAACAGCAAAGAAAGCCTGACTGAAGCCCACCCTTTTACAACGGATTGGAAAGGCCTAACACGCGAAGAACAAATACGCTCCATTGAATTGGATGGTTTCGTTGTGCTACCCGATTTGTTGGACACAAAGACTTTGGAGAAAATCAGAGAAGAACTGAGCCAACTTCCAACGAAGACCGTTGATTACAGCCCCTACCAGAGTTCCTACTCGAACGTGCAGTGGACAGACTCTCCAACGGCTATTGAAACGATTGCCCATCCGATCATTATTGAATTTTTAAGCGACCTTTTCGGCGATGAGCTCATCTGCACATCCTGCGGTTATACCTGCGCCAACCCGGGACATCCGGGAATCGCAATTCACACCGACTCACAACCCTACGGCTCCAGGATCTTCGGTGTCCAGGCCAGCGCCCCCATACTCACGCGAGTCCTCTACTACCTGGATGATCAGACTCCTGACTGTTCTCCCTTCAAGGTCATTCCTCGGTCTCACTTGTCTCTGCACCGCGACGGTAATCCCTACAAGCGTTACCTGAGCCATCCCGAAGAACGCATGGTCACCTGCAAGGCCGGATCTGCCGTGGTGATCAACCAGAAAGTATTTCACGGCAATTACCCCAACCACAGTAAACGTCCACGCCGTATGCTCGCCATTGCCTACCGCCCGGCCTGGGCTGGACCCATTGGCCCGGTGGAAGACCGCGATCCGAAGCAGGTGGCGAAATTGCCCAAACATATCCAACCCTTCTTCCGGAGCCTCAATACCCGGACAATCGATTTCGACGTTCCCAACCGGCCGGATAATATGCAGCGGCACGCTCCAGGCATCGCTCCAAGTCGCTGGAAAGCTGGATAGTTCCGAAGCAAACCGGTCAAGGTATCGGGCTCAACCAGCCATTAGGTGATTGGATCTAGCGTTTCTGGCTCTCTCAATGAGATTCCGTTTTACGCTCCAGTTGGGCGAGGTCGATACGGTAGAACGTGATCTCGCCGTAGCGGACACCCTCGTCCTTGGCGGTTTCGACGGCCACACCGATGGTGCCGTCTTTCAGACGCTGCATGACGGAGTAAGCCGCGAATCCGGAGTTGAGCTGAACCGGATTGGTGAAGGATTTTCCTTCGTTGTAGCTGATCCATATTGCTATGTTGTTTCGATTGAGGCCTTTTTCTCCGAGCGCACAGGAAAAAAGAATTCGGTCTTGGTCATGACCGTCTCGCTTGGCGGAGTAGCGTATCATTGAGCCGTCCACCGGTGTAAGCGGGATGGTATCGGGAATGTCAGGTCCCCAGGTAATTCCACCATCGTAGCTGGGATGTCGGCGACGTAAATAACCACTGTTCTGCCGACCGTCCAAAAATACTGTGCCGTCGGTCAGCTCGACAACTTCGTCTTCATTGGCGTCAGGACCCGAAGTTACATGTCCCACCTGCCAGGTTTTGCCGTGGTCGTCCGAATAGTAGACGAAGGGTTCAACCGTTACTTCCCCATCTGGAGTTTTCGACCCGCTGCGCTTGGCTGGAATGACGAGGCGTCCGTTGAGTGAGGCATCCTTTTGCCATCGGAGTTGTATACCGCTGCCTGGACCGGGTTCGGCCTGCCTCCAGAAAAGACCGTCACTCGTCTCATGCGGTTCGTCGGGATAAACTATCTGATGACGATCCGACCAGGTCTTGCCGTCATCGGTGCTGGAACGAACCCAGACGACCTGATTACCCTCCGCAGAGTCAGGATCCTGCCCGTATGCCACAGTAGTCGGCGCTAAATCCGGCCATTGTCCGTAGAGTAAGAACACCGTCCCGGTTTTAGCATCGAGCACAGGCGTCGGATCAGCGAAATCGACAAGCTTGCCGTCAGGGCGATACCCGGATTCGATTACGGCTATTGGTTCCCATGTATCGCCATTGTCGGTACTGCGGCGCATCACCAAGTCGATTGGAGAATTCTCGTCTTTTCGCGGATCACTTCCATCCCCGCGACGACCTTCGGCAAAGAGCAGAATCGTTCCATTTTGTGCGACAACCATACCCGGAATCCGGAACGTGTGATAGCGGTCTTGTTCAGTAACATATTCGCCTTTGGGCGCAACGAAAGGTTCAGAAGTGGGTTCCATTCCGTGTAGCACCGCCGACTGAATCATAAAACTTGAAAGCACTGCAGATAGGACCACGGCATACTGCAGATACTTGAAGGTCTTACCTTGGTTGATGAGGTTCTGGCGAATATTTCTAAAGAGGCGGAGCATGGGGTTAGTTGTTTAGTTTCTATCTAATTTGAGTAGAAATTTTTAGATAAACCAGTTGGACTAACATTTGTGCACACTGAAACGTGTTCACAATAAGGGCCGTTAAGTAAAAGGCGGGCCAGAGTTTTGGAAACACGCCAAACATTACCAGCAGTAGGGAAACTTGGATAGGAACTTCCATTACAATCCAGAAGAGGATGTTTCCGAAGCTACCCAGCTTAAAGAGGGCTCGAATATCGTTACGGGTTTGGGGGTGAAGTAACCCAAACCAAATGCACCCAAAAAACAATGTGGATGATAGGCCCCAGATTAGTCGGTTAGATAAATGGAACGTCGAAAGCAAAAGCGGTATAATCGAGGCAATTAAAACTATAAGTCCTACGGTTACTGCGTTTCTAAGTAAACCAACTTCCTGTGTTGTAGTTCCTTCATTTTTCCAAAAAATAATCAAAGTTCCAAAGCCGACGAATACACCTGCTACTTGAGCTAAACCAATCAGGATGTCAGTATGTTCAATCATTTAGGAGGATTTGTGAATGGAGCTGAAGAAGCAGAGCATGGTATTTTGGAGTAAGATTAAATTCAAAAACTCATAACGACAACGGGCAGTACCGATGGGGATAACAAGCACTTTTCAGGTTTGTATTTATCTTTGCGCATAATTCATTCTCAACCATACACCAAAGAAAGGGTCCGCTATTCTGTAGTTTTTTTCATGGATCCAAACCAACTCTTTTTTAACCAGCGCCGTTACGGACTTTTTAACAGATGAGGCATTCGTTTGCCCGGCATTTCTCATCCATAGTTTCCCCGTTATCTCCTTACCTCCATGATGGGCCAGGGCCGAAAGGGTTTTCGCCTGATGGGTGGGCAGGTTTCGCATGATATCCGCATAAGAGGACGACTGCTGGATGATGAGATTATTTAAAGCCATCTCAACTTGTTTGTCGGTCACCTGTTTGGGAACGCCCAAATCATAAATAGCGCCACAAAGTTGTTGTATGTTTCCCGAAATGCCATCCGTGGATGACCACAGGAGATTCCAGGATTCGGCAGTGAGAACATTCCCGATTTTTTCAAACCGTCTTGCTAGAAATGGTTCCAGTTTTGCACG is a window from the Verrucomicrobiota bacterium genome containing:
- a CDS encoding type II toxin-antitoxin system VapC family toxin → MSVLLDTNVLSELARPVPEASVEDYCRNIEVSYISVITLHELTFGAKLVKTKSKQKKLLNWIDSIQERYPQSILDVTSHIANRAADLRASASTKGRVLHIEDALIAATALEHSLKLATRNTKDFKNTGTSLVDPWKL
- a CDS encoding PQQ-binding-like beta-propeller repeat protein, with the translated sequence MKNYLSFHSLIILCLLPFSLLAENWSQFQGPNGSGVVESAKPPIEFGADKNVRWKSSAPAGVSSPIVWGDRIFITGVDDEKLLTVAYDASTGHELWRQAVVPEEFEKTHEFSSPASSTPCTDGERVYIYFNSFGVIAYDFDGKEVWQQYESKFAFKIW
- a CDS encoding PQQ-binding-like beta-propeller repeat protein, which encodes MGVDGQYVGSPIAANGYVYLTSERGTITVVRPGDDLDVVTSNQLGESIRCTPAIAGNALLVRSKEHLWSLRE
- a CDS encoding PQQ-binding-like beta-propeller repeat protein; this encodes MKRYPCLLLLLASSLYANAANWGQWRGPNFNGSTDAGSLPTNWSKTENVTWSTDLPGPSAASPIVWDNHVFISTANPDTDTLHALCYDRNTGKLLWEHQIGKGHRRDEKSDFASNSPATDGEVVVFFYGTGSIFAYDFKGNELWNRNIEKDFGRLAYGWTPSTSPLLFDGKLILQILQRNVPTRGNGEPDRVNESYILALNPKTGEKLWRTLRPSQAVAESLEAFTSPVPYEFNGRKEILVAGGDDISGHDPANGKELWRWGTWNPTRIGHWRLVPSPVAGDGVILACAPKRDPIYAVKAGGRGTLNDDDLAWVSNEERDISSDVPTPAYYDGDFFVLSDVRNALSRVEPQSGKVKWSIATPGRIKFEASPLAADGKLYLMNFNSDVVVVDAESGKVLNEIAMGDEDEHYSRSSIAASDGQLFIRTNQTLYCIGDRS
- a CDS encoding DUF6090 family protein — protein: MKQSPFRSIRQTLFNEGKLLRYLGYAVGEIALIIIGIMLALQLNNWNEDRKAQAEFEVYILQLKEDVRKAIENANRVVSNSENRIDRQLRMVQFLEKKDYNADELEAFERTLADLGKQAIPQVKIGLLGQLLEGDMTIIKRDRKLSQAALELESAIDGGLRIIDHLQILDDQSNAIFLRYRTMTQLDVPELKLRYDLDALQASSEFIFAAENSTHNTVGIMKFSESMADRLESFLTVLEEYE
- a CDS encoding DUF6090 family protein, encoding MKSPFRSLRQTLFKEGKLLRYLGYAVGEIALIIIGIMLALQLNNWNEDRKSQAEFDVYIVQLREDVQAAIQDVERSITIMEGFMQRSDFVLTFLEQTDFEPDDLARFENGLSALSIYNKPQVYVGLLGQILNGNMDVIGRNPFLAKKALEMESWVESRLSNQENVSSQINIASDRFNKFRGRGSVSTGRAPVYDLKELKTSSEFKYTVQTIDSRKINLMEFSRQIAESLEDFLAVLEEY
- a CDS encoding phytanoyl-CoA dioxygenase family protein, with amino-acid sequence MDTSFTNSKESLTEAHPFTTDWKGLTREEQIRSIELDGFVVLPDLLDTKTLEKIREELSQLPTKTVDYSPYQSSYSNVQWTDSPTAIETIAHPIIIEFLSDLFGDELICTSCGYTCANPGHPGIAIHTDSQPYGSRIFGVQASAPILTRVLYYLDDQTPDCSPFKVIPRSHLSLHRDGNPYKRYLSHPEERMVTCKAGSAVVINQKVFHGNYPNHSKRPRRMLAIAYRPAWAGPIGPVEDRDPKQVAKLPKHIQPFFRSLNTRTIDFDVPNRPDNMQRHAPGIAPSRWKAG
- a CDS encoding sialidase family protein; this encodes MLRLFRNIRQNLINQGKTFKYLQYAVVLSAVLSSFMIQSAVLHGMEPTSEPFVAPKGEYVTEQDRYHTFRIPGMVVAQNGTILLFAEGRRGDGSDPRKDENSPIDLVMRRSTDNGDTWEPIAVIESGYRPDGKLVDFADPTPVLDAKTGTVFLLYGQWPDLAPTTVAYGQDPDSAEGNQVVWVRSSTDDGKTWSDRHQIVYPDEPHETSDGLFWRQAEPGPGSGIQLRWQKDASLNGRLVIPAKRSGSKTPDGEVTVEPFVYYSDDHGKTWQVGHVTSGPDANEDEVVELTDGTVFLDGRQNSGYLRRRHPSYDGGITWGPDIPDTIPLTPVDGSMIRYSAKRDGHDQDRILFSCALGEKGLNRNNIAIWISYNEGKSFTNPVQLNSGFAAYSVMQRLKDGTIGVAVETAKDEGVRYGEITFYRIDLAQLERKTESH